One window from the genome of Cyclobacterium amurskyense encodes:
- a CDS encoding aldehyde dehydrogenase family protein, translating into MNEELKVYSPYDNTLIGTLPMTNAEELEKIIETAHVLFQDRKQWIPAHKRIAILEKARAIMEGKIEELTNKAAQEGGKPYQDSKVEVKRAINGLKIATEEISHMKGGQIPMGITESSMNRLAFTIREPIGVVASLSAFNHPLNLIVHQVVTAFAAGCPVIVKPASKTPFSCLALVEILKEAGVPEGWVQSINCSNELAEKLIKDHRINFLSFIGSAKVGWSLKSKMAPGTRCALEHGGAAPVIVEPDAVMEDMVPLLVKGGFYHAGQVCVSVQKVFAHSSIAEKLAKDIADAAKKLKVGDPLAKDTEVGPLIQTGEVDRVDEWVKEAISGGAELLCGGKKISDTCYEPTVLLNPSNDAKVSKEEIFGPVVCVYAYDDRNEAIDLANSLELHFQAAVFTKDLDIALDTVHKLNATAVMVNDHTAFRVDWMPFGGRDASGEGMGGIPYSMHEMTREKLMVFKSKLLP; encoded by the coding sequence ATGAATGAGGAATTAAAAGTATATTCACCTTATGACAATACACTAATAGGCACTTTACCTATGACCAACGCGGAAGAGTTGGAAAAAATAATAGAAACCGCTCATGTCCTTTTCCAGGACAGAAAGCAATGGATTCCGGCCCATAAAAGGATTGCTATATTGGAAAAGGCCAGGGCAATAATGGAGGGAAAAATTGAAGAACTGACCAACAAAGCTGCTCAAGAAGGAGGAAAGCCTTACCAAGACTCCAAAGTAGAAGTAAAAAGGGCCATCAACGGATTGAAAATTGCAACCGAAGAAATCTCCCATATGAAAGGTGGGCAGATCCCTATGGGAATCACTGAATCTTCAATGAATAGGCTGGCATTTACCATCCGTGAGCCTATTGGTGTGGTAGCTTCCTTGTCCGCGTTCAACCATCCTTTAAACTTGATTGTTCATCAAGTGGTTACTGCATTTGCAGCAGGTTGCCCAGTTATCGTCAAACCAGCAAGCAAAACACCATTTTCTTGCCTGGCATTGGTAGAAATACTTAAAGAGGCTGGAGTACCAGAGGGCTGGGTTCAATCCATCAACTGTAGCAATGAACTCGCTGAAAAATTAATAAAAGACCATAGAATCAATTTTCTATCCTTTATAGGTTCTGCCAAGGTTGGCTGGTCACTTAAATCTAAAATGGCTCCTGGAACCAGGTGTGCATTGGAACATGGAGGTGCAGCCCCAGTGATAGTTGAACCAGATGCGGTTATGGAAGACATGGTGCCTTTATTGGTTAAAGGCGGTTTTTACCATGCTGGACAAGTTTGTGTGTCGGTACAGAAGGTGTTTGCCCACAGCTCTATAGCAGAAAAGCTGGCTAAAGACATTGCCGACGCAGCGAAAAAATTAAAAGTTGGCGACCCATTGGCAAAGGATACGGAAGTTGGGCCATTGATACAAACTGGAGAAGTGGACCGAGTGGATGAATGGGTAAAAGAAGCCATTTCAGGCGGTGCTGAGCTATTGTGTGGTGGTAAAAAAATCAGTGATACTTGTTATGAACCTACCGTATTACTTAATCCTTCAAATGATGCCAAAGTTTCAAAAGAAGAGATATTTGGTCCAGTTGTGTGTGTGTATGCCTACGATGATAGAAACGAAGCCATTGACTTGGCCAATAGCTTGGAGCTCCATTTTCAAGCTGCCGTTTTCACAAAAGACCTTGACATCGCCTTAGATACAGTACACAAATTAAATGCTACCGCCGTTATGGTAAATGACCATACTGCCTTTAGGGTAGATTGGATGCCATTTGGTGGAAGGGATGCTTCTGGGGAAGGAATGGGGGGAATACCTTATTCCATGCACGAAATGACACGTGAAAAACTCATGGTCTTCAAAAGTAAATTATTGCCTTGA
- a CDS encoding YdeI/OmpD-associated family protein yields the protein MNSNVDFYFAKGKKWQAELSLLRKVILEFPLTEELKWGVPCYTMPSSASTKKSNNVLLIHAFKEYCAVLFIKGALLKDADKVLVQQTENVQSARQMRFTNEEEVQRLSPTLKLLIKEAISIEKKGLTVPKKKTTEYAIPEEFQKELDKDPELLAGFKSLTPGRQRAYLLYFSSAKQSKTRSSRIEKYKHNILNGKGLDD from the coding sequence ATGAATTCTAATGTTGATTTTTATTTCGCTAAAGGCAAAAAATGGCAGGCAGAATTGAGCCTATTAAGAAAGGTGATTTTGGAATTCCCATTGACCGAAGAATTGAAATGGGGTGTTCCATGTTACACAATGCCCTCAAGCGCCTCCACCAAAAAAAGCAATAATGTTCTATTGATTCATGCTTTTAAGGAGTACTGTGCCGTATTGTTTATTAAAGGAGCATTATTAAAAGATGCTGACAAGGTACTTGTTCAACAAACTGAAAATGTGCAGTCAGCTAGGCAAATGCGGTTTACAAATGAAGAAGAAGTCCAAAGGCTTTCACCAACCTTAAAACTTTTAATCAAGGAGGCCATTTCAATTGAGAAAAAAGGATTAACAGTACCAAAGAAAAAAACAACAGAATATGCCATTCCTGAAGAATTTCAGAAGGAACTTGATAAAGACCCTGAACTACTTGCTGGCTTTAAATCACTAACTCCAGGTAGGCAAAGAGCCTATCTATTGTATTTTTCCTCAGCAAAGCAATCCAAAACCCGGTCTTCAAGAATAGAAAAATACAAGCACAATATCCTTAATGGAAAAGGATTGGATGATTAA
- a CDS encoding YdeI/OmpD-associated family protein, whose translation MNLGVDHYLADGCERCPLGATPACKVNNWKEELKLLRKIILSCGLTEQVKWGVPCYTIHNPKTSKSESNVLIMSAFKEYCSVSFFKGALLKNVDNLLEKPGENTQAARLIKFTNVQQILDNENHIRKWIFEAIVVEKAGLKVENKQNPTEILPEELKVKFIENPDFKLAFHALTPGRQRGYILYFSQPKQEKTRLSRIDKYLPNIMEGKGMQDK comes from the coding sequence ATGAACCTTGGAGTAGACCATTATTTAGCAGACGGCTGTGAACGTTGTCCATTGGGAGCTACTCCGGCTTGTAAGGTGAATAACTGGAAGGAGGAATTGAAGCTTTTAAGAAAAATTATTCTTAGCTGTGGTCTCACAGAACAGGTTAAGTGGGGTGTTCCTTGCTATACAATTCATAACCCTAAAACCAGCAAGTCAGAAAGCAATGTATTAATTATGAGTGCCTTTAAAGAATATTGCTCAGTAAGCTTTTTTAAAGGAGCACTACTCAAAAATGTAGACAATCTCCTTGAAAAACCTGGCGAAAACACACAAGCTGCTAGATTAATCAAATTCACCAATGTTCAACAAATATTGGATAATGAGAACCACATTCGAAAATGGATTTTTGAAGCCATAGTAGTGGAAAAGGCAGGCTTAAAGGTAGAAAATAAACAAAACCCAACCGAAATCCTCCCCGAGGAATTAAAGGTCAAATTCATTGAAAACCCAGACTTTAAATTGGCTTTCCATGCATTAACCCCAGGAAGACAAAGAGGCTATATTTTGTACTTTTCACAACCAAAGCAAGAAAAGACCAGGCTGTCTCGAATAGATAAATACCTTCCAAATATTATGGAAGGAAAAGGCATGCAGGATAAATAG
- a CDS encoding DUF1697 domain-containing protein produces the protein MEKKIAILRGINVGGKKKILMADLKSMFEGLGYSEVLTYIQSGNVIFTSENHITETEMAEAIEIAIKNKFGFDVPVIVLAAKEIQNTFKNNPFYGATDTDISKLHVTFLADEPEIELLNKIQALDFSPDKFDIIGRTVFIYCEGKYHQSKLTNNFFESKLKTSATTRNLKTVKKLCELSQ, from the coding sequence ATGGAGAAGAAAATCGCGATTCTAAGAGGGATTAATGTTGGTGGTAAGAAGAAAATTTTGATGGCGGACCTAAAATCCATGTTTGAAGGATTGGGCTATTCAGAGGTCTTAACATATATCCAAAGTGGTAATGTGATTTTCACTTCTGAAAATCACATTACTGAAACAGAAATGGCTGAAGCCATAGAAATAGCAATTAAAAATAAATTCGGTTTTGATGTTCCAGTAATCGTATTAGCTGCCAAGGAGATACAAAACACTTTTAAAAACAATCCATTTTATGGAGCTACTGATACAGACATCTCAAAACTCCACGTGACCTTCTTAGCTGATGAACCTGAAATCGAACTGCTTAATAAGATTCAAGCTTTGGATTTCAGTCCTGATAAATTTGATATTATAGGAAGAACTGTTTTTATTTATTGCGAAGGAAAATACCATCAGTCCAAGTTAACCAATAACTTTTTTGAGAGTAAACTTAAAACCTCAGCAACTACAAGGAACTTAAAAACTGTCAAAAAACTTTGCGAATTAAGCCAATAA
- a CDS encoding alpha/beta hydrolase, giving the protein MKRIVLILCFALSALYTHAQVDNYEIVENIPYYGDELRKSDAYIAERCVLDIYYPKDLKSFATIVWFHGGGITSGKKEIPEPLKNKGVAVIGVNYRLSPKVKAPEYIKDAAAAVAWAFQNIADYGGDPTSIFVSGHSAGGYLASMIGLDKSYLAAHKIDANDIAGLIPFSGHTITHFTIRGEQGIPGEQPTIDKYAPLFHVRKDAPPLLLITGDRERELLGRYEENAYLMRMMKVVGHKETVLYEMDGYGHGMTHPAFPLLINEVKRITGK; this is encoded by the coding sequence ATGAAAAGAATTGTATTGATTTTATGCTTTGCCTTATCGGCATTGTATACCCATGCGCAGGTGGACAATTATGAAATCGTTGAGAACATCCCTTATTATGGGGATGAATTGAGGAAATCAGATGCTTACATTGCTGAGCGCTGTGTGCTGGATATTTATTACCCTAAAGACCTGAAAAGTTTCGCTACAATAGTTTGGTTCCATGGTGGCGGAATCACTTCCGGGAAGAAAGAAATTCCAGAACCTTTAAAAAACAAAGGAGTAGCTGTGATTGGGGTAAACTATAGATTATCTCCAAAAGTCAAAGCCCCCGAATACATAAAAGATGCGGCCGCAGCAGTTGCCTGGGCCTTTCAAAACATTGCCGACTATGGAGGAGACCCTACAAGTATTTTTGTTTCCGGACACTCTGCCGGTGGCTATTTGGCGAGTATGATAGGCTTGGATAAATCCTACCTTGCAGCCCACAAAATAGATGCAAATGACATTGCCGGATTGATTCCTTTTAGCGGTCATACGATTACACATTTCACTATACGCGGTGAGCAAGGAATCCCTGGAGAACAACCTACCATAGATAAATATGCGCCATTGTTCCATGTCCGAAAAGATGCTCCTCCACTTTTATTGATCACAGGAGACCGTGAACGCGAACTTCTGGGAAGGTATGAGGAGAACGCATACCTAATGCGTATGATGAAAGTAGTGGGACATAAAGAAACTGTCTTGTATGAAATGGATGGTTATGGACATGGAATGACGCATCCTGCCTTTCCTTTATTAATCAATGAAGTCAAAAGAATTACGGGGAAATAA
- a CDS encoding O-methyltransferase translates to MIPNKALIDLKTRFQEINLTKTIPMDQSNITDIPTVYSKIQAKSKEIGFSMPSDLYIGSLLKTLISSRTNANILELGTGIGLSLAWMVDGLGKDGLLTTIDNDPELTEIAKDFFGTDPRLSILCEDGEKWIKSYSGPQFDLIFADAWPGKYSQIDEIFSMVKVGGFYIIDDMNQQENWPIGHAEKAENLVKYLENRNDFNLTKMNWSTGVILMTKIK, encoded by the coding sequence ATGATCCCTAATAAAGCCCTTATAGACTTAAAAACCAGATTTCAGGAAATAAATTTAACTAAAACCATACCTATGGATCAGTCCAATATTACAGATATTCCCACTGTTTACTCAAAAATTCAAGCGAAATCCAAGGAGATTGGCTTTAGCATGCCTTCTGATTTGTACATTGGTAGTTTGCTAAAAACACTTATTTCCTCCCGTACAAATGCCAATATTCTGGAATTGGGCACAGGGATCGGCTTGTCCTTGGCATGGATGGTGGATGGATTAGGAAAAGATGGTTTACTTACCACCATTGATAACGATCCCGAATTAACGGAAATTGCAAAGGATTTTTTTGGAACAGACCCAAGGCTTTCTATTCTTTGTGAAGATGGAGAAAAATGGATAAAAAGCTATTCGGGCCCACAATTCGATTTAATCTTTGCAGATGCATGGCCAGGTAAATACAGCCAGATAGATGAAATTTTTTCTATGGTAAAAGTCGGTGGCTTTTACATAATTGATGACATGAATCAACAAGAAAACTGGCCAATAGGACATGCTGAAAAAGCCGAAAACTTAGTTAAATACCTTGAGAATAGGAATGACTTTAACCTAACCAAAATGAATTGGTCAACGGGTGTAATTCTCATGACAAAAATAAAGTAG
- a CDS encoding DUF1569 domain-containing protein, with translation MALPNIFNKSVTDEMIARINKLKADTKPEWGKMSAPQMLAHCNVTYEMVYENKHPKPNFFMKFILKTFVKNIVVGEKPYKRNSQTAPAFLITDSRDFDLERKRLIGYLNQTQQLGEKSFDNKESHSFGKLSKVEWNNMFYKHLDHHLTQFGV, from the coding sequence ATGGCTTTACCCAATATATTTAACAAAAGTGTAACGGATGAAATGATTGCACGAATCAATAAGCTGAAAGCGGATACAAAACCTGAATGGGGTAAAATGTCGGCCCCCCAAATGCTTGCCCACTGCAACGTCACTTATGAAATGGTGTACGAGAACAAACATCCCAAACCAAATTTTTTCATGAAGTTTATTTTAAAAACTTTTGTGAAAAACATAGTTGTAGGTGAAAAACCATACAAACGCAATTCCCAAACAGCTCCGGCTTTCCTGATTACTGATTCCAGGGATTTTGATTTAGAGCGTAAAAGACTTATTGGCTATCTAAATCAAACACAGCAACTAGGAGAAAAAAGCTTCGATAACAAGGAATCTCATTCCTTTGGTAAGCTTAGTAAAGTAGAGTGGAACAATATGTTCTACAAGCATCTTGACCACCATTTAACGCAATTTGGGGTTTAA
- a CDS encoding DUF1801 domain-containing protein: protein MKKIDSFYHNTPEPERSVFLAISNFILSLDGNISTDLKYGMPFFSYKNKMCCYLWKDKKTNEPYFGIVEGNRINHPQLEKGNRSRMKILRVDPNLDIDIETIGEILNSVIALYKDGTIKTK from the coding sequence TTGAAGAAAATAGACTCATTTTACCACAATACGCCTGAACCTGAGCGAAGTGTATTTTTGGCTATCAGCAATTTCATACTATCCCTGGATGGAAATATCAGCACTGATTTGAAATACGGCATGCCCTTTTTTAGCTATAAGAATAAAATGTGTTGTTACCTCTGGAAAGACAAGAAAACAAATGAACCCTATTTCGGGATTGTTGAGGGAAATAGAATTAACCACCCCCAACTTGAAAAAGGCAATCGAAGTCGGATGAAGATTTTACGCGTTGACCCGAACCTGGACATTGACATAGAGACCATCGGTGAGATTTTAAATAGCGTAATTGCCCTGTATAAAGATGGGACCATCAAAACCAAATAG